The following proteins come from a genomic window of Nymphalis io chromosome 6, ilAglIoxx1.1, whole genome shotgun sequence:
- the LOC126768861 gene encoding uncharacterized protein LOC126768861 isoform X4: MARWVPALVALLLVSVVSAARKTVPPPRIEPQIEEVTAKQLERVLEDKDYVAVFWYARSCVTCDKVLEELEKIDDDTDTFGVDFVKINDKRLAKQYGITKFPALTYFREMEPIIYEGDLMDEESVLDFLTSLEAMDLPDRIEEVNQKILDKIIEDTEYVAVLFCPDHKNCGPINNKPECKKCAKALQELENIDDEADQLGIGFVKIHDEELAEEYSLGDLPRLVYYRHQIPIIYEGELSKEEDVLEWLIANKSTGDEEDVIEDVTAKTLNTLIGNVDNLVVLFYDHGDEESMTVLGELEKIDDDCDRHGIQFVKIDDKKAAEEFGIDDVPSIVYFEKQIPNVYDGDLENEEEILVWLVDQLEKDEIEDVTDEMLDRLIKDGKTVAVLFYDNNDRRSQKVLNELENIDDECDQLGIAFVKIDNDEEAKEYGIEKVPTLLYFEKGIPTYYEGNLEEEEKVLSWLHHQTESDEIEDITDEMLDLIIEKMPYVAVLFYDKDQKKSQKVLTELENIDDECDQNDIAFVKIDDDKEAKEYGIETVPTMVFFEKGIPHMYEGDLMKEEELLGWLLHQKRHSEIPEVTDEMMDKLIETAEYLAVIFYDKDDKQDIRILNELENIDDDLEKEGIVIVRIDNDAEAKEYGIDHLPTLVYFEDNIPAIYEGDLLNEDEVLEWLIEQKNSATIEEVTDEILIDLIEEHEYVVVYFSGNCEEGEECDNILEELENIDDELDETGIIFVTTEDLSLAKKYGIKTFPTLVFFRNKEPLIYKGDIEDEDEVLAWLTDEDTLEIPGKIEEVNAKMLEKILEENDHIVVFFYKENDKKSQKILSELENIDDECEEKDIDFVKTSDDGIDKEYDLPDLPALAFYRHKFRTIYDGDLMHEEAILKWVLELHDSQPDVIENVDRKTLKDLINDVEHLAVFFYNDKCDTCEEILEELETIDDDTDKHGIQFVKSKDSKLASDIGIFSFPALVYYETGVPIMYDGNLLDETEVLDWMVSQKEDESIEEIDRDQLFKYIETKEFLAVVFYRDEDPLSPRILRHVELIDDEAAEYGIKIVKCSDRLMAKKYGFRNPPGITYFRKTKYINYDGDMDDEEEILDWLTNPENMELTDHIEKVNQKMFQKIRQISDYVAVFFYSNDCKQCPKVLAEIEHIDDDADAAGINFVKIDDRVMAKEFGVFALPAVLFFKLGSKEPVIYAGDLYDGQQLLSWLLTQKNPAGDIIEALEGQELLDLIEESASLAVYFWNKTLCELCNAKTTKKPKKSIREHDDEEGLEIDDSLDCEQCNGILEELENIDDDCDRHGIKFVKTQDYSIAESYGVTDFPVLVYFEHNIPNVYEDSLGEEEEVLQWLITQKTEDRIELITRVMLEKMVEETQYLAVYFYKLNCHICDHILEELEKIDDECDVYGIHMVKIQDPQLAKRYSIKTFPAMVYFRNGNPLLFEGDLQNEESILEWLIDDDNRELADEIESVNERMLERLLYESHLLAVFFYDEEDCQECQDILESLEQIDGEVDQFGIDFVKIASVEAAAKYNIINIPSLVYFRKRTPMFYDGDLHQVDRVLQWLTSQEVFELKNEIEEVNRKMLDKLLEENEFLAVYFYENSAESRLVLDKLENIDSETDNLDITFVKMHDPRYARKWGVTKLPAIVYFRKRFPSIYRGDIMEENEVLEWLRKNRFRQPELNVFMYALIALSIAFVMYTAFLLQCFKPLASTTTQHPKQA; encoded by the exons GAGATCTCATGGACGAAGAGAGCGTCTTGGATTTCCTGACGAGCTTAGAAGCAATGGACCTGCCCGACCGGATAGAAGAAGTCAATCAAAAAATCCtagataaaattattgaagACACTGAATACGTTGCTGTTCTCTTCT GTCCTGATCACAAAAATTGCGGCCCGATCAACA ACAAACCTGAATGCAAGAAATGTGCAAAAGCTTTGCAGGAGTTGGAGAATATTGATGACGAAGCAGACCAACTCGGTATAGGTTTCGTAAAAATTCACGATGAGGAACTAGCCGAGGAGTACAGTCTTGGAGATTTGCCAAGACTGGTGTACTACAGGCATCAAATACCTATTATCTATGAAG gtGAGCTCAGTAAAGAGGAAGACGTCTTAGAATGGCTCATTGCAAACAAGTCGACTGGGGATGAAGAAGATGTGATCGAGGATGTAACGGCTAAAACTCTCAATACTCTTATAGGAAATGTTGACAATcttgttgttttgtttt acGATCACGGTGATGAAGAGTCGATGACAGTTTTGGGAGAGTTGGAAAAAATCGATGACGACTGCGACCGACACGGGATTCAGTTTGTGAAAATTGACGATAAGAAAGCTGCTGAAGAGTTTGGAATCGACGATGTTCCCTCAATAGTCTACTTCGAAAAGCAAATCCCCAATGTTTACGAcg GTGATCTCGAGAACGAAGAAGAAATATTAGTTTGGCTCGTTGATCAGTTGGAAAAGGATGAAATTGAAGATGTTACCGATGAGATGCTTGATCGGCTTATCAAGGACGGGAAAACTGTAGCTGTGTTATTTT ATGATAACAACGATCGTAGGTCTCAAAAAGTGCTGAATGAGTTGGAGAATATTGATGATGAATGTGATCAGCTGGGTATTGCGTTTGTGAAAATCGACAATGATGAAGAAGCAAAAGAATACGGCATTGAAAAAGTTCCTACCCTGCTATACTTCGAGAAAGGTATACCGACATACTATGAAGGAAATCTAGAGGAAGAAGAAAAAGTTCTTAGTTGGCTACATCACCAAACTGAAAGTGACGAAATTGAAGATATTACTGACGAAATGCTCGATCTAATCATAGAGAAAATGCCATATGTAGCTGTTTTGTTCT ATGATAAGGACCAAAAGAAGAGCCAGAAAGTTTTGACTGAATTAGAAAACATCGATGATGAATGTGATCAGAATGATATCGCTTTTGTCAAGATCGATGACGATAAGGAAGCAAAAGAATATGGGATTGAGACTGTTCCAACAATGGTGTTTTTTGAAAAAGGAATCCCGCATATGTATGAAGGCGATTTGATGAAAGAAGAAGAGCTTTTGGGTTGGTTACTGCATCAGAAACGTCACAGTGAAATACCGGAAGTTACTGATGAGATGATGGACAAACTAATCGAAACTGCCGAGTACTTGGCGGTTATCTTCT ATGACAAAGATGATAAACAAGATATACGAATTCTTAATGAACTAGAAAACATCGACGATGATTTGGAAAAAGAAGGTATTGTCATTGTGCGGATCGACAACGATGCTGAAGCTAAAGAATATGGTATTGATCATCTACCTACGTTGGTGTACTTTGAAGACAATATTCCTGCAATTTATGAAGGCGATCTGTTGAACGAGGATGAAGTACTTGAGTGGCTTATTGAACAAAAAAACAGTGCAACGATCGAAGAAGTTACTGATGAAATCTTAATAGATTTGATAGAGGAACATGAATACGTGGTTGTATACttca gtGGAAACTGTGAAGAAGGTGAAGAGTGTGACAACATATTAGAAGAATTAGAAAACATAGACGACGAGCTTGATGAAACGGGTATTATCTTTGTAACCACCGAAGACTTATCCCTGGCTAAAAAATACGGTATCAAGACCTTCCCGACGCTTGTTTTCTTTAGAAATAAAGAACCTCTAATTTACAAAG GTGATATCGAAGATGAAGATGAGGTATTGGCATGGTTGACAGATGAAGATACTCTTGAAATTCCTGGTAAAATTGAAGAAGTAAATGCCAAAATGTTAGAAAAAATACTGGAGGAAAATGACCATATCGTTGTCTTCTTct ATAaagaaaatgacaaaaaatcacAGAAAATATTGAGTGAGCTAGAAAACATTGATGACGAATGCGAAGAAAAAGACATTGATTTTGTAAAGACTTCGGACGACGGAATTGACAAGGAATATGACCTACCTGACTTGCCCGCGTTAGCTTTCTATCGGCATAAATTCAGAACTATCTATGATGGAGACCTAATGCATGAAGAAGCAATTCTTAAATGGGTTTTGGAACTACATGACTCTCAACCTGATGTAATTGAAAATGTTGATAGAAAAACTTTAAAGGATCTTATTAATGACGTCGAACACCTGGCAGTATTTTTCT ATAATGATAAATGCGACACTTGTGAGGAAATTCTTGAGGAGTTAGAAACTATTGACGATGACACAGACAAGCACGGAATACAATTTGTTAAGTCGAAAGATTCGAAACTGGCGTCTGATATTGGTATTTTCAGTTTCCCTGCTTTAGTTTACTATGAAACTGGTGTGCCGATCATGTACGATG GAAACTTATTGGATGAAACCGAAGTTCTTGATTGGATGGTTAGTCAAAAAGAAGATGAGAGCATAGAAGAAATAGATAGAgaccaattatttaaatatatcgaaaCAAAAGAATTTTTAGCTGTTGTCtttt ACAGAGACGAAGATCCTCTTAGTCCAAGAATACTGAGACACGTGGAGCTCATTGATGATGAAGCCGCTGAATATggtataaaaattgttaaatgtaGCGATCGTTTGATGGCGAAGAAATATGGCTTTAGAAATCCACCTGGTATTACATACTTTAggaaaacgaaatatataaactatgatGGCGATATGGACGACGAGGAAGAAATCCTTGACTGGCTTACAAATCCAGAAAATATGGAACTTACTGATCACATTGAAAAGGTCAATCAGAAAATGTTCCaaaaaataagacaaatatCTGACTATGTGGCTGTATTCTTTT ACAGTAATGACTGCAAACAATGTCCAAAAGTACTGGCAGAAATTGAACACATAGACGACGATGCTGATGCTGCTGGCATTAACTTCGTCAAAATAGATGACCGAGTTATGGCTAAGGAATTTGGGGTGTTTGCTTTACCTGCCGTGTTATTCTTCAAATTGGGTTCTAAAGAACCCGTTATATACGcag gtGATTTGTACGATGGGCAACAACTGCTCAGTTGGCTACTTACGCAGAAGAACCCTGCTGGTGATATTATCGAAGCACTCGAGGGTCAAGAATTATTGGATTTGATAGAAGAATCTGCATCTCTAGCAGTATACTTCT GGAATAAAACATTGTGTGAATTGTGCAATGCAAAAACAACGAAAAAGCCGAAAAAGAGTATTAGAGAACACGACGACGAGGAAGGACTGGAAATAGACG atTCCCTTGATTGTGAACAATGTAACGGAATCCTGGAAGAGCTCGAAAATATTGACGATGACTGCGATAGACATGGAATTAAATTCGTTAAAACTCAAGATTATTCCATAGCAGAAAGTTACGGAGTCACTGACTTTCCAGTTCTAGTATACTTTGAACACAATATACCGAATGTATACGAGGACTCTTTGGGTGAAGAGGAAGAAGTTCTTCAATGGTTAATTACTCAGAAAACAGAAGATCGCATTGAACTTATAACAAGAGTTATGTTAGAGAAAATGGTAGAGGAGACACAATATCTAgcagtttattttt ACAAATTAAATTGCCACATTTGCGATCATATACTAGAAGAATTGGAAAAGATTGACGACGAATGTGATGTATACGGCATACACATGGTTAAGATACAAGATCCACAGCTTGCGAAGCGATACTCTATTAAGACTTTTCCAGCAATGGTTTACTTtag aAATGGCAATCCTCTACTTTTCGAAGGTGACTTACAAAATGAAGAATCTATACTAGAATGGCTGATCGATGATGACAATCGTGAACTAGCCGATGAGATTGAATCAGTTAATGAACGAATGCTTGAGAGACTGCTTTACGAATCTCATTTACTTGCAGTATTTTTCT ACGACGAAGAAGACTGTCAAGAATGTCAAGATATTCTTGAATCTCTTGAGCAGATCGATGGTGAAGTTGACCAGTTTGGTATAGACTTTGTTAAAATAGCTAGTGTTGAAGCAGCTGCCAAATATAACATCATTAATATACCTTCGCTTGTTTACTTCCGGAAACGAACTCCAATGTTCTATGACGGTGATTTACACCAAGTGGATAGAGTTCTGCAATGGTTAACATCACAAGAAGTTTTCGaacttaaaaatgaaattgagGAAGTCAACCGAAAAATGTTGGATAAATTGTTGGAAGAAAACGAATTTCTTGCTGTTTATTTCT acgAGAATTCAGCTGAAAGTCGCTTAGTTTTAGACAAACTAGAAAATATAGACAGCGAGACCGACAATTTGGATATAACATTTGTAAAAATGCATGATCCTCGGTACGCCCGCAAATGGGGTGTCACTAAACTGCCGGCGATTGTTTACTTTAGGAAACGCTTCCCCAGTATATACAGAG gtGACATAATGGAAGAAAATGAGGTTTTAGAATGGCTGCGAAAGAACAGATTTAGGCAGCCAGAGCTGAATGTATTCATGTATGCTTTGATAGCTCTATCAATAGCGTTCGTCATGTACACCGCGTTCTTGCTTCAATGCTTTAAGCCCCTCGCGTCAACGACCACACAGCATCCGAAGCAGGCGTGA
- the LOC126768861 gene encoding uncharacterized protein LOC126768861 isoform X3 encodes MARWVPALVALLLVSVVSAARKTVPPPRIEPQIEEVTAKQLERVLEDKDYVAVFWYARSCVTCDKVLEELEKIDDDTDTFGVDFVKINDKRLAKQYGITKFPALTYFREMEPIIYEGDLMDEESVLDFLTSLEAMDLPDRIEEVNQKILDKIIEDTEYVAVLFCPDHKNCGPINNKPECKKCAKALQELENIDDEADQLGIGFVKIHDEELAEEYSLGDLPRLVYYRHQIPIIYEGELSKEEDVLEWLIANKSTGDEEDVIEDVTAKTLNTLIGNVDNLVVLFYDHGDEESMTVLGELEKIDDDCDRHGIQFVKIDDKKAAEEFGIDDVPSIVYFEKQIPNVYDGDLENEEEILVWLVDQLEKDEIEDVTDEMLDRLIKDGKTVAVLFYDNNDRRSQKVLNELENIDDECDQLGIAFVKIDNDEEAKEYGIEKVPTLLYFEKGIPTYYEGNLEEEEKVLSWLHHQTESDEIEDITDEMLDLIIEKMPYVAVLFYDKDQKKSQKVLTELENIDDECDQNDIAFVKIDDDKEAKEYGIETVPTMVFFEKGIPHMYEGDLMKEEELLGWLLHQKRHSEIPEVTDEMMDKLIETAEYLAVIFYDKDDKQDIRILNELENIDDDLEKEGIVIVRIDNDAEAKEYGIDHLPTLVYFEDNIPAIYEGDLLNEDEVLEWLIEQKNSATIEEVTDEILIDLIEEHEYVVVYFSGNCEEGEECDNILEELENIDDELDETGIIFVTTEDLSLAKKYGIKTFPTLVFFRNKEPLIYKGDIEDEDEVLAWLTDEDTLEIPGKIEEVNAKMLEKILEENDHIVVFFYKENDKKSQKILSELENIDDECEEKDIDFVKTSDDGIDKEYDLPDLPALAFYRHKFRTIYDGDLMHEEAILKWVLELHDSQPDVIENVDRKTLKDLINDVEHLAVFFYNDKCDTCEEILEELETIDDDTDKHGIQFVKSKDSKLASDIGIFSFPALVYYETGVPIMYDGDLKNENKVLQWLVDQKSEDSHRPKKKAYPKSKAKADVDKKTGFLRSGSNKESSTESPKKAEWKKTGNIKVVYPSALADKKRQEGTPNRKSKVHLDDDSDDDDDDDDDDDDDDDDDDEDDDDDDDDDDEDEDSDVDVDEDDEDDDDDNDNSFKSFFQNKLSFFKTQTKKESGKQLTRSGKKTVSKTVDYNDVDDDDDDDDDDSDDDDDDDDDDDDDDDDDNDDDDDNEGDDDDDDESDDDEDKENTNIRKYKNMYNYKVGRTRNLDQNDDDNDDENGDEDSIFSRIKKMFTGNLLDETEVLDWMVSQKEDESIEEIDRDQLFKYIETKEFLAVVFYRDEDPLSPRILRHVELIDDEAAEYGIKIVKCSDRLMAKKYGFRNPPGITYFRKTKYINYDGDMDDEEEILDWLTNPENMELTDHIEKVNQKMFQKIRQISDYVAVFFYSNDCKQCPKVLAEIEHIDDDADAAGINFVKIDDRVMAKEFGVFALPAVLFFKLGSKEPVIYAGDLYDGQQLLSWLLTQKNPAGDIIEALEGQELLDLIEESASLAVYFYSLDCEQCNGILEELENIDDDCDRHGIKFVKTQDYSIAESYGVTDFPVLVYFEHNIPNVYEDSLGEEEEVLQWLITQKTEDRIELITRVMLEKMVEETQYLAVYFYKLNCHICDHILEELEKIDDECDVYGIHMVKIQDPQLAKRYSIKTFPAMVYFRNGNPLLFEGDLQNEESILEWLIDDDNRELADEIESVNERMLERLLYESHLLAVFFYDEEDCQECQDILESLEQIDGEVDQFGIDFVKIASVEAAAKYNIINIPSLVYFRKRTPMFYDGDLHQVDRVLQWLTSQEVFELKNEIEEVNRKMLDKLLEENEFLAVYFYENSAESRLVLDKLENIDSETDNLDITFVKMHDPRYARKWGVTKLPAIVYFRKRFPSIYRGDIMEENEVLEWLRKNRFRQPELNVFMYALIALSIAFVMYTAFLLQCFKPLASTTTQHPKQA; translated from the exons GAGATCTCATGGACGAAGAGAGCGTCTTGGATTTCCTGACGAGCTTAGAAGCAATGGACCTGCCCGACCGGATAGAAGAAGTCAATCAAAAAATCCtagataaaattattgaagACACTGAATACGTTGCTGTTCTCTTCT GTCCTGATCACAAAAATTGCGGCCCGATCAACA ACAAACCTGAATGCAAGAAATGTGCAAAAGCTTTGCAGGAGTTGGAGAATATTGATGACGAAGCAGACCAACTCGGTATAGGTTTCGTAAAAATTCACGATGAGGAACTAGCCGAGGAGTACAGTCTTGGAGATTTGCCAAGACTGGTGTACTACAGGCATCAAATACCTATTATCTATGAAG gtGAGCTCAGTAAAGAGGAAGACGTCTTAGAATGGCTCATTGCAAACAAGTCGACTGGGGATGAAGAAGATGTGATCGAGGATGTAACGGCTAAAACTCTCAATACTCTTATAGGAAATGTTGACAATcttgttgttttgtttt acGATCACGGTGATGAAGAGTCGATGACAGTTTTGGGAGAGTTGGAAAAAATCGATGACGACTGCGACCGACACGGGATTCAGTTTGTGAAAATTGACGATAAGAAAGCTGCTGAAGAGTTTGGAATCGACGATGTTCCCTCAATAGTCTACTTCGAAAAGCAAATCCCCAATGTTTACGAcg GTGATCTCGAGAACGAAGAAGAAATATTAGTTTGGCTCGTTGATCAGTTGGAAAAGGATGAAATTGAAGATGTTACCGATGAGATGCTTGATCGGCTTATCAAGGACGGGAAAACTGTAGCTGTGTTATTTT ATGATAACAACGATCGTAGGTCTCAAAAAGTGCTGAATGAGTTGGAGAATATTGATGATGAATGTGATCAGCTGGGTATTGCGTTTGTGAAAATCGACAATGATGAAGAAGCAAAAGAATACGGCATTGAAAAAGTTCCTACCCTGCTATACTTCGAGAAAGGTATACCGACATACTATGAAGGAAATCTAGAGGAAGAAGAAAAAGTTCTTAGTTGGCTACATCACCAAACTGAAAGTGACGAAATTGAAGATATTACTGACGAAATGCTCGATCTAATCATAGAGAAAATGCCATATGTAGCTGTTTTGTTCT ATGATAAGGACCAAAAGAAGAGCCAGAAAGTTTTGACTGAATTAGAAAACATCGATGATGAATGTGATCAGAATGATATCGCTTTTGTCAAGATCGATGACGATAAGGAAGCAAAAGAATATGGGATTGAGACTGTTCCAACAATGGTGTTTTTTGAAAAAGGAATCCCGCATATGTATGAAGGCGATTTGATGAAAGAAGAAGAGCTTTTGGGTTGGTTACTGCATCAGAAACGTCACAGTGAAATACCGGAAGTTACTGATGAGATGATGGACAAACTAATCGAAACTGCCGAGTACTTGGCGGTTATCTTCT ATGACAAAGATGATAAACAAGATATACGAATTCTTAATGAACTAGAAAACATCGACGATGATTTGGAAAAAGAAGGTATTGTCATTGTGCGGATCGACAACGATGCTGAAGCTAAAGAATATGGTATTGATCATCTACCTACGTTGGTGTACTTTGAAGACAATATTCCTGCAATTTATGAAGGCGATCTGTTGAACGAGGATGAAGTACTTGAGTGGCTTATTGAACAAAAAAACAGTGCAACGATCGAAGAAGTTACTGATGAAATCTTAATAGATTTGATAGAGGAACATGAATACGTGGTTGTATACttca gtGGAAACTGTGAAGAAGGTGAAGAGTGTGACAACATATTAGAAGAATTAGAAAACATAGACGACGAGCTTGATGAAACGGGTATTATCTTTGTAACCACCGAAGACTTATCCCTGGCTAAAAAATACGGTATCAAGACCTTCCCGACGCTTGTTTTCTTTAGAAATAAAGAACCTCTAATTTACAAAG GTGATATCGAAGATGAAGATGAGGTATTGGCATGGTTGACAGATGAAGATACTCTTGAAATTCCTGGTAAAATTGAAGAAGTAAATGCCAAAATGTTAGAAAAAATACTGGAGGAAAATGACCATATCGTTGTCTTCTTct ATAaagaaaatgacaaaaaatcacAGAAAATATTGAGTGAGCTAGAAAACATTGATGACGAATGCGAAGAAAAAGACATTGATTTTGTAAAGACTTCGGACGACGGAATTGACAAGGAATATGACCTACCTGACTTGCCCGCGTTAGCTTTCTATCGGCATAAATTCAGAACTATCTATGATGGAGACCTAATGCATGAAGAAGCAATTCTTAAATGGGTTTTGGAACTACATGACTCTCAACCTGATGTAATTGAAAATGTTGATAGAAAAACTTTAAAGGATCTTATTAATGACGTCGAACACCTGGCAGTATTTTTCT ATAATGATAAATGCGACACTTGTGAGGAAATTCTTGAGGAGTTAGAAACTATTGACGATGACACAGACAAGCACGGAATACAATTTGTTAAGTCGAAAGATTCGAAACTGGCGTCTGATATTGGTATTTTCAGTTTCCCTGCTTTAGTTTACTATGAAACTGGTGTGCCGATCATGTACGATG GTGACTTAAAGAACGAAAATAAGGTTCTCCAGTGGCTAGTAGATCAAAAAA GTGAAGATAGCCACCGaccaaaaaaaaaagcttatccTAAATCAAAGGCCAAAGCAGATGTTGATAAAAAAACGGGGTTTCTACGCAGTGGAAGCAATAAAGAGTCATCAACAGAAAGTCCAAAAAAAGCCGAATGGAAGAAAACAGGAAATATTAAGGTTGTATATCCGAGTGCTCTTGCTGATAAGAAACGCCAAGAAGGCACCCCTAATCGTAAAAGTAAAGTACATTTGGATGATGACAGTGACGACGACGATGACGACGATGACGATGacgatgacgatgatgatgatgacgatgaagACGATGACGACGATGACGACGATGACGATGAAGATGAAGACAGTGATGTAGATGTTGACGAAGACGACGAGGACGATGACGACGATAATGATAATAGTTTCAAAAGTTTCTTTCAAAACAAATTATCTTTTTtcaaaacacaaacaaaaaaagagTCGGGGAAACAATTAACGCGTTCTggtaaaaaaactgtttcgaaAACTGTTGATTACAATGACGTAGacgatgacgatgatgatgatgacgatgatagtgatgatgatgatgacgatgatgacgatgatgacgatgatgatgatgacgataatgacgatgatgatgataatgagggtgacgatgacgatgatgatgaaAGTGATGATGATGAGGATAAAGAAAATACGAATATTCGAAAGTATAAAAACATGTATAACTACAAAGTAGGTAGAACGCGTAATTTAGATCAAAacgatgatgataatgatgatgagaaCGGAGACGAAGACAGTATATTCAGTAGGATAAAGAAAATGTTTACAG GAAACTTATTGGATGAAACCGAAGTTCTTGATTGGATGGTTAGTCAAAAAGAAGATGAGAGCATAGAAGAAATAGATAGAgaccaattatttaaatatatcgaaaCAAAAGAATTTTTAGCTGTTGTCtttt ACAGAGACGAAGATCCTCTTAGTCCAAGAATACTGAGACACGTGGAGCTCATTGATGATGAAGCCGCTGAATATggtataaaaattgttaaatgtaGCGATCGTTTGATGGCGAAGAAATATGGCTTTAGAAATCCACCTGGTATTACATACTTTAggaaaacgaaatatataaactatgatGGCGATATGGACGACGAGGAAGAAATCCTTGACTGGCTTACAAATCCAGAAAATATGGAACTTACTGATCACATTGAAAAGGTCAATCAGAAAATGTTCCaaaaaataagacaaatatCTGACTATGTGGCTGTATTCTTTT ACAGTAATGACTGCAAACAATGTCCAAAAGTACTGGCAGAAATTGAACACATAGACGACGATGCTGATGCTGCTGGCATTAACTTCGTCAAAATAGATGACCGAGTTATGGCTAAGGAATTTGGGGTGTTTGCTTTACCTGCCGTGTTATTCTTCAAATTGGGTTCTAAAGAACCCGTTATATACGcag gtGATTTGTACGATGGGCAACAACTGCTCAGTTGGCTACTTACGCAGAAGAACCCTGCTGGTGATATTATCGAAGCACTCGAGGGTCAAGAATTATTGGATTTGATAGAAGAATCTGCATCTCTAGCAGTATACTTCT atTCCCTTGATTGTGAACAATGTAACGGAATCCTGGAAGAGCTCGAAAATATTGACGATGACTGCGATAGACATGGAATTAAATTCGTTAAAACTCAAGATTATTCCATAGCAGAAAGTTACGGAGTCACTGACTTTCCAGTTCTAGTATACTTTGAACACAATATACCGAATGTATACGAGGACTCTTTGGGTGAAGAGGAAGAAGTTCTTCAATGGTTAATTACTCAGAAAACAGAAGATCGCATTGAACTTATAACAAGAGTTATGTTAGAGAAAATGGTAGAGGAGACACAATATCTAgcagtttattttt ACAAATTAAATTGCCACATTTGCGATCATATACTAGAAGAATTGGAAAAGATTGACGACGAATGTGATGTATACGGCATACACATGGTTAAGATACAAGATCCACAGCTTGCGAAGCGATACTCTATTAAGACTTTTCCAGCAATGGTTTACTTtag aAATGGCAATCCTCTACTTTTCGAAGGTGACTTACAAAATGAAGAATCTATACTAGAATGGCTGATCGATGATGACAATCGTGAACTAGCCGATGAGATTGAATCAGTTAATGAACGAATGCTTGAGAGACTGCTTTACGAATCTCATTTACTTGCAGTATTTTTCT ACGACGAAGAAGACTGTCAAGAATGTCAAGATATTCTTGAATCTCTTGAGCAGATCGATGGTGAAGTTGACCAGTTTGGTATAGACTTTGTTAAAATAGCTAGTGTTGAAGCAGCTGCCAAATATAACATCATTAATATACCTTCGCTTGTTTACTTCCGGAAACGAACTCCAATGTTCTATGACGGTGATTTACACCAAGTGGATAGAGTTCTGCAATGGTTAACATCACAAGAAGTTTTCGaacttaaaaatgaaattgagGAAGTCAACCGAAAAATGTTGGATAAATTGTTGGAAGAAAACGAATTTCTTGCTGTTTATTTCT acgAGAATTCAGCTGAAAGTCGCTTAGTTTTAGACAAACTAGAAAATATAGACAGCGAGACCGACAATTTGGATATAACATTTGTAAAAATGCATGATCCTCGGTACGCCCGCAAATGGGGTGTCACTAAACTGCCGGCGATTGTTTACTTTAGGAAACGCTTCCCCAGTATATACAGAG gtGACATAATGGAAGAAAATGAGGTTTTAGAATGGCTGCGAAAGAACAGATTTAGGCAGCCAGAGCTGAATGTATTCATGTATGCTTTGATAGCTCTATCAATAGCGTTCGTCATGTACACCGCGTTCTTGCTTCAATGCTTTAAGCCCCTCGCGTCAACGACCACACAGCATCCGAAGCAGGCGTGA